From Solanum stenotomum isolate F172 unplaced genomic scaffold, ASM1918654v1 scaffold34104, whole genome shotgun sequence, one genomic window encodes:
- the LOC125852341 gene encoding WD40 repeat-containing protein HOS15-like: IWSMKQDVCLYDFREHRKEIYTIKWSPTGAGTSNPNNQLLLASASFDSTVKLWDVELGHLLHSLNGHREPVYSIAFCPNGEYLASGSLDKCMNIWSVKEAKIVKTFNGDGCIFEVCSNKEGNKVAACFANKKVCVYDM; the protein is encoded by the exons ATATGGAGCATGAAACAAGATGTCTGCTTGTATGATTTCAGAGAACATCGCAAA GAGATATATACCATCAAATGGAGTCCAACTGGCGCTGGTACAAGCAATCCGAATAATCAGTTGTTGCTGGCAAG TGCTTCATTTGACTCTACCGTGAAGCTATGGGATGTTGAACTGGGACATCTTCTTCACAGCTTGAACGGTCACAG GGAACCTGTCTATTCTATTGCATTTTGCCCGAACGGTGAGTACTTGGCAAGTGGCTCATTGGATAAATGCATGAATATATGGTCAGTTAAGGAGGCCAAGATTGTAAAAACTTTCAATGGTGATGGCTGCATTTTTGAAGTGTGTTCAAACAAGGAAGGCAACAAGGTTGCAGCTTGTTTCGCAAACAAGAAGGTCTGTGTGTATGATATGTGA